From the genome of Hathewaya histolytica, one region includes:
- the wecB gene encoding non-hydrolyzing UDP-N-acetylglucosamine 2-epimerase, with the protein MKIITVVGARPQFIKAAAVSNVIRKEHEEILIHTGQHYDENMSKIFFEELKIPKPDYNLSVGSGGHGEQTGKMLIELEKIYLKEKPDLVLVYGDTNSTLAGALCASKLLIPVAHVEAGLRSFNMSMPEEQNRILTDHISKFLFVPTETAEGNLSNEGVNEGVYNVGDVMFDAVLHFKRLACEKEFILDKIGIKENEYILTTIHRAENTNDINRLKNIIEALNESDKRVILPLHPRTKKYMMDYGLNFNENIKIIDPVGYLDMITLEMHSQKIVTDSGGVQKEAFFMHKPCVTMRDETEWVETVQNGWNIIVGTDKDKILDAIMHFIPTKEQKEIFGDGNAAEKILSIINRGL; encoded by the coding sequence ATGAAGATTATAACAGTGGTTGGTGCGCGTCCTCAATTTATTAAGGCAGCAGCAGTTTCAAATGTCATAAGAAAAGAACATGAAGAAATATTAATACATACTGGACAGCATTATGATGAAAATATGTCAAAGATTTTTTTCGAAGAACTAAAGATACCTAAACCAGATTATAATCTGTCAGTTGGTTCTGGTGGGCATGGCGAACAAACTGGTAAAATGTTAATAGAACTTGAAAAAATTTATTTAAAAGAAAAACCAGATTTAGTTTTAGTTTATGGCGATACAAATTCAACTTTGGCTGGTGCATTATGTGCAAGCAAGCTTTTAATTCCAGTAGCTCATGTAGAGGCTGGTCTTAGAAGTTTTAATATGTCAATGCCAGAAGAACAAAATAGAATATTAACAGATCATATATCTAAATTTTTATTTGTTCCAACAGAAACAGCTGAAGGCAACCTTTCTAATGAAGGAGTTAATGAAGGCGTTTATAATGTAGGCGATGTAATGTTTGATGCTGTGCTTCATTTTAAAAGGTTAGCATGTGAAAAAGAATTTATACTAGATAAGATTGGAATTAAAGAGAATGAGTATATTTTAACTACTATTCATAGGGCAGAAAATACAAATGATATCAATAGATTAAAGAATATTATCGAAGCACTAAATGAAAGTGATAAAAGAGTCATCCTCCCCTTACATCCAAGAACTAAGAAGTATATGATGGACTATGGTTTGAATTTTAATGAAAATATAAAAATAATAGATCCAGTAGGATATTTAGATATGATAACTTTAGAGATGCATTCACAAAAGATTGTTACTGATAGTGGTGGTGTTCAAAAAGAGGCATTCTTCATGCATAAACCTTGTGTAACAATGAGAGATGAAACTGAGTGGGTTGAAACTGTTCAAAATGGATGGAATATAATTGTTGGAACAGACAAAGATAAGATATTGGATGCTATTATGCATTTTATACCAACTAAAGAGCAAAAAGAAATTTTTGGTGATGGAAATGCAGCAGAGAAAATTCTGTCTATAATAAACAGAGGACTTTAA
- a CDS encoding glycosyltransferase, with the protein MKVCYLSDANSIHTKKMCEFFSERGYEIHVISLNYGEINNATVHSFDMDMKLIKNKTGIKKLKYISFIKEIRKIISKINPDIIHAHYASSYGFLGALSGKHPFVLSVWGSDVFDFPKKNFLNKILLKYNLSKADKILSTSSVMAKETALYTNKKVYVTPFGVDINFFKQDTSKRDEVKKEIVIGTIKSLEAHYGIEYLIRAFSEMTFTNQNLRLEIGGVGSQKEFLVSLSKELNIEDKVKFLGFLNRNDVVKKFNDFDIAVFPSTLESFGVAAVEAQACGIPVIVSNVGGLPEATSPNISSLLVEKGNIQELKEALEKLVNDSELRKTMGEAGRKFVEENYNIQDNFNSIDKIYKELINY; encoded by the coding sequence ATGAAGGTATGTTACTTGTCGGATGCTAATAGCATACATACTAAAAAAATGTGTGAATTTTTTAGTGAGAGGGGCTATGAGATTCATGTTATATCTTTGAACTATGGTGAAATTAATAATGCTACGGTGCATAGTTTTGATATGGATATGAAATTAATTAAGAATAAAACTGGTATTAAGAAATTAAAATATATTTCTTTTATAAAAGAGATAAGAAAGATAATAAGTAAAATAAATCCCGATATAATTCATGCTCATTATGCTTCTAGTTATGGATTTTTAGGTGCACTTTCTGGAAAACATCCTTTTGTATTATCTGTATGGGGAAGCGATGTGTTTGATTTTCCTAAGAAGAATTTTTTAAATAAGATACTATTAAAGTATAATTTAAGTAAAGCAGATAAAATACTTTCAACTAGTAGTGTTATGGCTAAAGAAACTGCTTTATATACAAATAAAAAAGTTTATGTAACACCTTTTGGAGTCGATATTAATTTTTTCAAACAAGATACAAGTAAAAGAGATGAAGTAAAAAAAGAAATAGTGATTGGAACGATAAAGTCTTTAGAGGCCCATTATGGTATAGAATATCTAATAAGAGCTTTTTCAGAAATGACTTTTACAAATCAGAATTTAAGATTAGAAATAGGCGGTGTAGGAAGCCAAAAGGAATTTTTGGTTTCATTATCTAAGGAATTAAATATAGAAGATAAAGTTAAATTCTTAGGATTTTTAAATAGGAATGATGTTGTTAAGAAGTTTAATGATTTTGATATAGCAGTTTTCCCATCTACTTTAGAAAGTTTTGGTGTAGCAGCTGTAGAGGCACAGGCCTGCGGTATTCCAGTTATTGTGTCTAATGTAGGAGGACTTCCTGAAGCTACTTCACCTAATATTAGTAGTTTACTTGTAGAGAAAGGGAATATTCAAGAACTCAAAGAAGCCTTAGAGAAATTGGTTAATGATAGCGAGCTAAGAAAAACTATGGGGGAAGCAGGAAGAAAATTTGTTGAAGAGAATTACAATATACAAGATAATTTTAATAGTATTGATAAGATATATAAAGAATTAATAAATTATTAA